One genomic window of Vibrio parahaemolyticus includes the following:
- a CDS encoding class I SAM-dependent methyltransferase, which translates to MQLQLICEDPSQQSHLDELAARWQLSHTDESDFALVLTAERLELRKVDEPKLGAIFVDLIGGAVGHRRKFGGGKGQAIAKAAGLNKGATPTVLDGTAGLGRDAFVLASLGCKVQMVERHPVVAALLDDGLARAKQDPEIGSWVSERMSLIHASSHDALDQLAQDSEFVKPDVVYLDPMYPHPENKKKSALVKKEMRVFQSLVGADLDADGLLEPALALATKRVVVKRPDYANWLNEQKPSMAIETKKNRFDVYVKASMA; encoded by the coding sequence TTGCAACTGCAATTGATCTGTGAAGACCCGTCTCAACAATCTCATCTCGACGAACTGGCTGCGCGTTGGCAGCTTTCTCACACTGACGAGAGCGACTTTGCTTTGGTGCTGACTGCGGAGCGTTTAGAGCTGCGTAAAGTCGATGAGCCTAAGCTCGGTGCGATTTTTGTCGATTTGATTGGTGGCGCGGTGGGTCATCGCCGTAAATTCGGTGGCGGTAAAGGGCAAGCGATCGCAAAAGCCGCAGGCTTGAACAAAGGTGCGACCCCAACCGTGTTAGACGGCACGGCTGGCCTTGGTCGTGACGCGTTTGTGCTCGCATCGCTAGGTTGTAAAGTGCAGATGGTCGAGCGTCACCCAGTCGTGGCGGCCTTGTTGGATGACGGTTTGGCTCGCGCGAAACAAGACCCAGAAATCGGCTCGTGGGTATCTGAGCGTATGTCGCTGATCCATGCCTCCAGCCATGACGCGCTGGATCAACTGGCGCAAGACAGCGAGTTTGTGAAACCGGATGTGGTGTATCTCGACCCGATGTACCCACACCCAGAAAACAAAAAGAAATCCGCGTTGGTGAAAAAAGAGATGCGCGTCTTCCAATCTTTGGTGGGAGCGGATTTGGATGCCGATGGATTGCTCGAGCCTGCTCTGGCGTTGGCAACGAAACGCGTGGTGGTTAAGCGCCCGGACTACGCGAATTGGCTGAACGAGCAAAAGCCAAGCATGGCGATTGAAACCAAAAAGAACCGTTTCGACGTCTACGTCAAAGCCTCGATGGCATAA
- a CDS encoding carboxylate/amino acid/amine transporter, whose amino-acid sequence MAYLSAVTLLWAFSFSLIGVYLAGQVDSWFSVFMRVALASVVFIPFLKFRGVSKSLIAKLMIVGGFQLGLMYCFYYQSFLLLSVPEVLLFTVFTPIYVTLIYDFLKGRFSPWYLVTALIAVAGAAWIKFAGINENFLMGFLVVQGANLCFAIGQVGYKYIMESEPVDLPQHTVFGYFYLGALCVATVAFALMGNLDKLPTTATQWGILTYLGLIASGFGYFAWNKGATLVNAGALAVMNNALVPAGLIVNIVIWNRDVDIVRLAIGGAIIMLSLWINETWVKKRVEMSYANK is encoded by the coding sequence ATGGCTTATCTATCCGCAGTTACCCTGCTTTGGGCATTTTCATTCAGCCTGATCGGCGTTTACCTTGCTGGTCAGGTTGATTCTTGGTTCTCCGTGTTCATGCGTGTGGCACTGGCCAGCGTTGTATTCATTCCTTTCCTTAAATTTCGCGGCGTAAGCAAATCTCTGATCGCGAAACTGATGATCGTCGGCGGCTTTCAACTCGGTTTGATGTACTGCTTCTACTACCAGTCTTTCTTACTCCTTTCTGTTCCAGAAGTGTTGCTGTTCACTGTATTCACACCGATTTATGTGACGCTGATTTATGACTTCCTGAAAGGTCGTTTTTCGCCTTGGTATTTAGTCACTGCGCTGATCGCAGTCGCGGGTGCGGCATGGATCAAATTCGCTGGCATTAACGAAAACTTCCTAATGGGCTTTTTGGTCGTACAAGGGGCAAACCTCTGTTTTGCCATCGGTCAGGTGGGCTACAAATACATCATGGAAAGTGAGCCCGTCGATTTACCACAGCACACCGTGTTTGGTTACTTCTACTTGGGTGCGCTTTGTGTAGCAACCGTGGCTTTCGCGCTCATGGGCAACCTCGACAAACTGCCAACCACCGCAACCCAATGGGGCATTTTGACCTACCTTGGGTTGATTGCATCAGGCTTTGGTTACTTTGCGTGGAACAAAGGGGCAACCTTAGTGAATGCCGGCGCGTTAGCGGTAATGAACAACGCGTTAGTGCCAGCAGGCCTGATTGTGAACATCGTAATTTGGAACCGAGACGTCGACATCGTGCGCCTCGCGATTGGCGGCGCGATCATCATGCTATCGCTGTGGATTAACGAAACGTGGGTGAAAAAACGCGTTGAAATGAGCTACGCCAATAAGTAA
- the uspA gene encoding universal stress protein UspA has product MSYKHILVAVDLSDDSKVLIKKAVSLAKPLDAKVSFIHIDVNYAELYTGLIDINMAEAQHQAMEASRTQLANFAEYAQYPITHTLVGSGDLSNELCDTIKDYSIDLVVCGHHQDFWSKILSSTRQLINCSPVDMLVVPLKD; this is encoded by the coding sequence ATGAGTTACAAACACATACTTGTGGCAGTCGACCTTTCAGACGACAGTAAAGTGTTGATTAAGAAAGCCGTATCACTGGCTAAACCTCTGGATGCGAAAGTCTCTTTTATTCACATCGACGTGAATTACGCAGAGCTCTACACCGGGCTTATCGATATCAACATGGCAGAAGCGCAGCATCAAGCGATGGAAGCGTCTCGTACCCAATTGGCAAACTTTGCGGAGTACGCTCAATACCCAATCACTCATACTTTAGTCGGCAGTGGTGATTTAAGTAACGAGTTGTGCGACACCATCAAAGATTACAGTATCGATTTAGTGGTTTGTGGTCATCACCAAGATTTCTGGAGCAAGATTCTCTCTTCAACTCGTCAACTGATTAACTGTTCACCAGTCGATATGCTGGTCGTACCGCTAAAAGACTGA
- the ftnA gene encoding non-heme ferritin: protein MLSQTMVEQLNEQINLEFFSSNLYLQMSAWCEDKGFEGAAEFLRAHAVEEMEHMQRLFTYVSETGSMPILGAIEAPKHDFASLGDVFRETYEHEQMITEKINKLAHVAFTSQDYSTFNFLQWYVSEQHEEEKLFKGILDKIELVGEDGKALFFIDKDLAQMAKEGSSSIMGAPAA, encoded by the coding sequence ATGCTGTCTCAAACTATGGTCGAACAATTGAATGAGCAAATTAACCTAGAATTTTTCTCATCCAATCTATACTTACAAATGAGTGCTTGGTGTGAAGACAAAGGTTTTGAAGGTGCGGCTGAATTTTTACGTGCACACGCCGTAGAAGAGATGGAGCACATGCAACGCCTGTTCACGTATGTGAGTGAAACTGGCTCAATGCCTATCCTAGGCGCGATTGAAGCACCAAAACATGATTTCGCAAGCCTAGGTGATGTTTTCCGTGAAACCTACGAACATGAGCAAATGATCACGGAAAAAATCAATAAATTGGCGCATGTTGCATTTACAAGCCAAGACTACTCAACGTTTAACTTCCTACAGTGGTACGTGTCAGAACAGCACGAAGAAGAGAAGTTGTTTAAAGGGATTTTAGATAAGATCGAATTAGTTGGTGAGGACGGCAAAGCATTGTTCTTCATCGACAAAGATCTAGCTCAAATGGCGAAAGAAGGTTCATCTTCAATCATGGGTGCTCCAGCTGCGTAA
- the uspB gene encoding universal stress protein UspB, with product MISGDTILFALMVVTGVNMIRYLTALRSLIYIMREAHPLLYQQVDGNGFFTTHGNVTKQVRLFHYIKSKEYHHHHDEIFTGKCERVRELFVLSTALLGVTLLAAFIL from the coding sequence ATGATCAGTGGAGACACAATCTTATTTGCGCTAATGGTAGTAACGGGGGTCAATATGATCCGTTATCTCACCGCTCTTCGTTCTCTTATTTACATCATGCGTGAAGCGCACCCATTGTTGTATCAACAAGTGGATGGCAATGGTTTCTTCACCACTCACGGTAACGTCACCAAACAGGTGCGTTTGTTCCACTACATTAAAAGCAAAGAGTATCACCATCACCATGATGAGATATTCACAGGTAAGTGTGAACGGGTGCGTGAGTTGTTTGTGCTATCAACCGCGTTGCTTGGTGTTACCCTACTGGCGGCCTTCATCTTGTAG
- a CDS encoding NAD(P)/FAD-dependent oxidoreductase yields the protein MSKKFDVVVIGAGAAGLMCAAEAGKRGRSVLVLDHAKKPGRKILISGGGRCNFTNYDVSASNYLCQNPHFVKSALSQYTNWDFISMVSKHGIEFEERDHGQLFCVDAFTAKDIVKMLLAECDMPNIQQRYQCDVHTIEKTEEGFRLHAGTEPVECESLVIATGGLSMPKLGATPFGYKVAEQFGLPVIPTTAGLVPFTLHKEDKEDFAELSGIAVPAEITAEDGTMFKEALLFTHRGLSGPSVLQISSFWKAGQKVSINLVPNEDVALLLERSLEKHPNQSLKNTLAKVLPKRLVEVLIERKELMDKPLKQFNPKELASVVERLENWSIAPNGTEGYRTAEVTLGGVDTDHLSSKTMECKNIKGLYFIGEVMDVTGWLGGYNFQWCWSSGFVAGQWV from the coding sequence ATGAGTAAGAAATTTGATGTTGTTGTAATTGGCGCGGGAGCCGCGGGTTTGATGTGTGCTGCAGAAGCAGGCAAGCGCGGACGCAGTGTGCTTGTGCTGGATCATGCCAAAAAGCCAGGACGTAAAATCCTTATCTCTGGTGGTGGCCGCTGCAACTTCACTAACTACGACGTATCAGCCAGCAACTACCTATGCCAAAACCCACACTTCGTGAAATCGGCGCTGTCGCAATACACCAACTGGGATTTCATCTCCATGGTCAGCAAACACGGCATCGAGTTTGAAGAGCGCGACCACGGCCAATTGTTTTGTGTCGATGCCTTTACCGCCAAAGACATCGTGAAGATGCTGCTGGCCGAGTGTGACATGCCAAACATTCAACAGCGTTACCAATGCGATGTGCACACCATTGAGAAAACCGAAGAAGGCTTTCGTCTGCACGCGGGTACTGAGCCCGTTGAGTGCGAATCTTTGGTGATTGCGACCGGTGGCCTTTCCATGCCAAAACTGGGCGCGACGCCATTTGGTTACAAAGTGGCTGAGCAGTTTGGTCTGCCGGTAATCCCAACCACGGCGGGACTTGTGCCATTTACGCTGCACAAAGAAGACAAAGAAGATTTCGCTGAACTGTCTGGCATTGCTGTGCCTGCGGAAATTACCGCCGAAGACGGCACCATGTTCAAAGAAGCGCTGTTGTTTACTCACCGCGGCTTATCGGGCCCCTCGGTTTTGCAAATTTCCTCTTTTTGGAAAGCGGGTCAGAAAGTTTCTATCAACTTAGTTCCTAACGAAGACGTCGCTCTGCTGCTCGAGCGCAGCCTTGAGAAACATCCAAATCAATCGCTAAAGAACACCCTAGCAAAAGTGCTGCCCAAGCGTTTAGTGGAAGTGCTGATTGAGCGTAAAGAGCTGATGGATAAACCTCTCAAGCAGTTCAACCCGAAAGAGCTTGCTAGCGTGGTGGAGCGTTTAGAAAACTGGTCAATCGCACCTAATGGCACCGAAGGCTACCGCACGGCGGAAGTGACTTTGGGTGGTGTAGATACCGATCACCTGTCTTCTAAAACCATGGAATGTAAAAACATCAAAGGTTTGTACTTCATCGGCGAAGTGATGGATGTGACCGGATGGTTAGGTGGCTATAACTTCCAATGGTGCTGGTCGAGCGGCTTTGTGGCAGGTCAGTGGGTGTAA
- a CDS encoding sigma-54 interaction domain-containing protein, translating to MSLPSLFLRIQDPALKEAIASCQELHKFRLYDTETDDDWIDHFVDVQPDVAIVEVAHFTHADYQRLSDIEAIYDMDLIIISSGAPNENLDKLMNLGAIFHYRKPVDLTILSDTLTEVSQYYQHKQEQGRKVATSDLDQFGLLVGSSSPMHQLYRMIRRVAKTEANVLIVGESGSGKELVAQTIHLASERKQQPFIAINCGAISPELVDSELFGHEKGAFTGANKTHQGVFKQAEGGTLFLDEITEMPIEHQVKLLRVLETGEYRPVGSNTVHIANTRIVAATNRDPKVAIEEQFLREDLFFRLSHFPLTVPPLRERGGDIVGLAKHFIAHRNANESKTKTILDSAIQKIAMHDWPGNVRELKHTIERAFILADDTIKDEHLIFDTPPLETGTRLEDMVPAGVSLEELEKAAILNTLEENQGNKTESAQELGISVKTLYNKLEKYQDE from the coding sequence ATGTCACTGCCAAGCCTGTTTCTAAGAATACAAGACCCCGCCCTCAAAGAGGCTATCGCTTCTTGTCAGGAATTACATAAGTTCCGTTTGTATGACACAGAAACGGACGATGATTGGATTGATCACTTCGTCGACGTTCAACCGGATGTCGCGATTGTCGAAGTGGCGCATTTCACTCACGCTGATTACCAGCGACTTTCCGATATCGAAGCCATTTACGACATGGACTTAATCATCATCAGTTCAGGCGCGCCTAACGAGAACCTCGATAAACTGATGAACCTAGGTGCCATTTTTCACTACAGAAAACCCGTCGATCTCACTATCCTGTCTGATACACTGACCGAAGTGAGCCAGTATTATCAGCACAAGCAGGAGCAAGGACGTAAAGTCGCCACCAGCGATTTGGATCAGTTTGGTCTGCTAGTTGGCTCATCTTCTCCGATGCACCAGCTGTACCGCATGATCCGCCGTGTCGCAAAAACCGAAGCCAACGTATTGATTGTCGGTGAAAGTGGCTCAGGTAAAGAGCTTGTGGCGCAAACCATCCATCTCGCCAGCGAGCGCAAGCAGCAACCTTTTATTGCCATCAACTGTGGTGCCATTAGCCCTGAACTGGTCGATAGCGAACTGTTTGGCCACGAAAAAGGCGCATTCACTGGCGCGAACAAAACTCACCAAGGGGTATTTAAGCAAGCGGAAGGCGGCACGCTGTTTTTGGATGAAATTACGGAGATGCCGATCGAGCATCAAGTGAAACTGCTGCGTGTGCTAGAAACTGGCGAATACCGCCCAGTGGGCAGTAATACCGTCCACATCGCCAATACCCGCATCGTCGCGGCGACCAACCGCGATCCTAAAGTCGCGATCGAAGAACAATTTCTGCGTGAAGACCTATTTTTCAGGCTATCGCACTTCCCGTTAACCGTTCCACCATTGCGCGAACGTGGCGGAGACATCGTCGGATTAGCCAAACACTTTATTGCGCACCGCAACGCTAACGAATCCAAAACCAAGACGATTCTCGACTCGGCAATCCAGAAAATCGCCATGCACGATTGGCCTGGCAACGTTCGAGAACTCAAACACACCATCGAGCGAGCGTTCATTCTCGCCGACGATACCATTAAAGATGAACATCTGATTTTCGATACGCCGCCACTAGAAACTGGCACCCGATTAGAAGATATGGTGCCTGCTGGCGTATCGTTAGAAGAGCTGGAAAAAGCCGCTATTCTCAATACGCTTGAAGAGAATCAAGGCAACAAAACGGAATCGGCTCAGGAGCTGGGTATCAGCGTTAAAACGCTGTACAACAAGCTCGAAAAGTATCAAGACGAGTAA
- a CDS encoding BON domain-containing protein, translated as MNNIAAKIVLTSVLATSSTAVLASDKWEKESMDAWLDGKAETTLLLNSNLNSFDINTDVENQVVTLTGSVNNDLEKSLAEELVSGLDGVKKVNNELTVVSENKQDADSDAFAALTDSKITTIVKTRLLMDTSVSGTDIDVTTKNKTVTLTGKVNSDAEHDLALSIANNTNDVNKVVDKIEVVQ; from the coding sequence ATGAATAACATCGCAGCTAAAATTGTACTTACTTCAGTTCTTGCAACGTCATCTACCGCAGTATTAGCCAGTGATAAATGGGAAAAAGAATCCATGGACGCTTGGCTAGATGGTAAAGCAGAAACCACCTTACTGCTTAATAGCAACCTGAACTCTTTTGATATCAACACTGATGTTGAAAATCAGGTGGTTACGCTGACAGGTTCGGTCAATAACGATTTGGAAAAGTCGCTGGCAGAAGAGTTGGTTTCAGGCCTTGATGGTGTGAAAAAAGTAAATAACGAGCTAACGGTAGTGAGTGAAAATAAACAAGATGCCGATTCTGATGCATTTGCTGCATTAACGGATTCAAAAATTACTACTATTGTGAAAACTCGTTTACTGATGGATACCAGCGTTAGTGGTACAGACATTGATGTCACCACAAAAAATAAAACCGTAACCTTAACCGGTAAAGTGAACTCAGATGCCGAGCACGATCTGGCATTATCGATTGCAAATAATACCAACGATGTAAATAAGGTTGTCGATAAGATTGAAGTTGTTCAGTAA
- a CDS encoding DUF1328 family protein, with amino-acid sequence MVRWMFIFLALALVSAVLGFSGIAGAAAAVAQVIFYLFLLSLIVSIVFVILGKKNVNR; translated from the coding sequence ATGGTTCGTTGGATGTTTATTTTCCTTGCTTTGGCTCTCGTTTCAGCGGTGCTCGGATTTAGTGGTATTGCCGGTGCCGCCGCAGCTGTCGCGCAAGTGATATTTTATCTGTTCCTGTTGTCATTAATTGTATCAATAGTATTTGTGATACTTGGAAAGAAAAACGTAAATAGATAG
- a CDS encoding hemerythrin domain-containing protein → MKNIFDVLTESHEKQLLLLDALMETSGDSPTRREFYRDLKHELEQHAAAEERYFYAPLIESDKTIDMTRHGIAEHHAIDKVIAQLDDTAWSSPAWLTHMKTLRHKVLHHLEEEEQRFFQMAGKVMSDKQKQQLANDYIEEMAS, encoded by the coding sequence ATGAAGAACATATTCGATGTGCTAACAGAAAGTCATGAAAAACAGCTCCTTTTGCTGGATGCACTGATGGAAACATCCGGAGATTCCCCAACTCGTCGAGAGTTTTATCGTGACCTAAAGCACGAGCTTGAGCAACATGCCGCCGCTGAAGAGCGTTACTTTTACGCACCGCTGATTGAGAGCGATAAGACGATCGATATGACACGTCACGGTATTGCTGAGCACCACGCCATCGACAAAGTAATCGCTCAGTTGGATGACACCGCGTGGAGCTCACCCGCTTGGCTTACGCACATGAAAACACTGCGCCACAAGGTACTGCACCATCTGGAAGAGGAAGAGCAACGCTTTTTCCAAATGGCAGGCAAGGTGATGTCCGATAAACAAAAACAACAGTTGGCCAATGACTATATCGAAGAGATGGCCAGCTAA
- a CDS encoding diacylglycerol kinase family protein, whose translation MFIVKYYLLGALVALLAAIYIPQIVVSLLLLWVSLSLALVSAAYLFDFPSIFRKSQDGKIVWWIRWAFIPFLLGAKAYNAWERRCDTVPPIQQVSDNLYLSRRLFPSDLAFLDSHDISCIVDVTAEFAGLESAMTDKQFNYLSIPVLDHKAPTLERLRHAMNWIDTQIACGRSVVVHCALGRGRSVFVVAAYLLSKDPSLSVESVMQKINRVRSTARLNNLQIKTLRAISEKGVLTLDEPTWMVVNPVAGGGKWLQYEQHVIRELTKKYRLSIRQTDETTSAESLALQAKQSGVNQVIVSGGDGTVTEVASQLVGTDIKLGIIPLGTANALCHVLYGVGVKLSPVGKACEAIRAGHCQRIDTAECNQRLILLVLGIGLEQKMIEHAHREEKNTFGQLAYLTGFFNAVISEELQTLQVTLEGQAASEQGWESQEMDVHSFVVANIAPFSTVLAQGGGAPQPDDGKLHITYLDNTQSLGGRLVALSDLTLTSVGAQDESNLFQYASATGVTITADKPIDYVIDGELYSDRRLEIKIRPQSLNVFVPS comes from the coding sequence ATGTTCATCGTCAAATATTATCTACTTGGCGCGCTGGTTGCGTTGCTCGCTGCTATCTACATACCTCAAATCGTAGTGAGTTTACTGCTGCTTTGGGTTTCGCTTTCCTTAGCGTTAGTCAGTGCGGCTTACTTGTTTGATTTCCCGTCCATTTTTAGAAAAAGCCAAGATGGAAAAATTGTCTGGTGGATTCGATGGGCATTCATTCCTTTCTTACTCGGGGCGAAAGCCTACAACGCCTGGGAGAGACGGTGCGATACTGTCCCTCCCATTCAGCAAGTCAGCGACAATCTTTATCTTTCTCGGCGCTTGTTCCCGAGCGATTTGGCGTTTCTCGACTCTCACGACATTTCCTGCATTGTTGATGTTACGGCGGAGTTCGCAGGTTTAGAAAGCGCCATGACTGACAAGCAATTCAACTACCTTTCTATTCCCGTGCTGGATCATAAAGCGCCGACCTTGGAGCGTTTACGTCATGCGATGAATTGGATTGATACCCAAATCGCCTGCGGGCGCTCTGTGGTTGTGCATTGCGCACTTGGGCGTGGCCGTTCGGTGTTTGTGGTGGCGGCTTATTTACTGAGTAAAGACCCATCGCTCTCGGTGGAATCGGTGATGCAGAAAATCAACCGCGTGCGCAGTACTGCAAGGCTCAATAATTTGCAGATCAAAACTCTGCGCGCGATCAGTGAGAAAGGCGTGCTAACACTCGATGAGCCGACCTGGATGGTGGTGAACCCTGTAGCGGGCGGTGGGAAATGGCTGCAATACGAACAACATGTGATTCGTGAGTTGACCAAAAAATATCGTCTCAGCATTCGCCAAACGGACGAAACCACCAGTGCAGAAAGCCTCGCACTGCAAGCTAAACAAAGTGGTGTGAATCAGGTGATTGTCTCTGGTGGCGATGGCACGGTGACTGAAGTGGCGAGCCAATTGGTCGGCACTGACATCAAGCTCGGCATCATACCGTTGGGGACGGCGAATGCGCTGTGCCATGTGCTGTATGGCGTCGGCGTGAAGTTATCACCGGTGGGAAAAGCGTGTGAAGCCATTCGCGCAGGTCATTGCCAACGTATAGATACCGCAGAATGTAATCAGCGTTTGATTCTGTTGGTGTTGGGGATTGGTTTGGAACAGAAGATGATTGAACACGCGCATCGTGAAGAGAAAAATACTTTTGGGCAACTGGCGTATTTAACGGGCTTTTTTAACGCTGTTATTTCCGAAGAGTTGCAAACTCTGCAAGTAACCCTCGAAGGGCAGGCGGCGAGTGAACAAGGATGGGAGAGTCAGGAGATGGACGTGCACAGCTTCGTCGTTGCCAACATCGCGCCATTCAGTACTGTGTTAGCGCAAGGTGGCGGCGCGCCGCAGCCAGATGATGGGAAATTGCACATTACCTACCTTGATAACACTCAGTCGCTGGGTGGACGCCTAGTGGCGTTGTCGGATCTAACATTAACCAGCGTCGGTGCGCAGGATGAGTCGAATCTGTTTCAGTACGCGAGCGCGACAGGGGTAACGATTACTGCGGATAAGCCGATTGACTACGTCATCGACGGTGAACTCTATTCTGACCGTCGTTTAGAGATCAAGATTCGTCCTCAGTCGCTTAATGTGTTTGTTCCCAGTTAA
- a CDS encoding ferritin-like domain-containing protein, whose amino-acid sequence MRNENIASIIELIHSGNDIYKKAIDNIDNTSLNHVLQDLVHVREHAALELKPYAIANPQTADDTPVSYTIKAREVYSDVMKEVSSDKESMYLEQLEGVESKVLKEIENVITAQPEQADNAVLLKVRSDIKSCKEKLSNISLIS is encoded by the coding sequence ATGAGAAATGAAAACATCGCCTCAATCATTGAGCTTATTCACAGCGGTAATGATATTTACAAGAAAGCGATTGATAACATCGACAACACATCGCTAAACCATGTATTGCAGGATCTGGTTCATGTACGAGAACACGCCGCATTAGAGTTGAAACCTTATGCGATTGCGAATCCTCAAACTGCCGACGACACGCCCGTGTCTTACACCATCAAGGCACGCGAAGTATACAGTGACGTCATGAAAGAAGTGTCGTCAGACAAAGAATCGATGTACTTGGAACAGCTCGAAGGCGTGGAAAGTAAGGTATTGAAAGAGATCGAAAACGTCATCACCGCGCAGCCAGAGCAAGCAGATAACGCCGTGCTACTCAAAGTGCGCAGTGACATCAAAAGCTGTAAAGAAAAACTCAGCAATATTAGCCTGATCAGCTAA
- a CDS encoding phage holin family protein: MNDSEHTINERQGSATADSSRALNGAKNQEVEQAINGLRAILSQIDDLSTSLRTWSGSTLDLFLLEMKVNVAAARQIVMFSIIFTLLSVLFIFSVCLVAGVVTYHFTAQLLLSVGVFIVSLGLALVGLAWWQKRLTHFLGFKNTTDQLQEGWHAFSNQTRPSHADKTHRG; this comes from the coding sequence ATGAATGACTCCGAGCATACCATCAATGAGCGCCAAGGCTCGGCTACTGCAGACAGTAGCCGAGCCCTAAATGGGGCTAAAAATCAGGAAGTTGAACAAGCCATTAATGGGCTACGAGCCATTTTGTCGCAGATTGACGACCTTTCGACGTCACTGCGAACGTGGTCGGGCTCGACGTTGGATTTGTTTCTGCTAGAGATGAAAGTCAACGTAGCGGCTGCGCGCCAAATCGTGATGTTCAGCATCATTTTTACACTGCTGTCGGTGCTGTTTATCTTCAGTGTGTGTTTGGTTGCGGGTGTAGTGACGTACCACTTTACCGCTCAACTACTGCTAAGTGTTGGCGTGTTTATTGTGTCGTTAGGTCTAGCGCTAGTTGGGTTGGCGTGGTGGCAGAAGCGGCTGACGCACTTCCTTGGTTTCAAAAATACAACCGACCAATTGCAGGAGGGCTGGCATGCGTTCTCTAACCAAACTCGACCGAGCCATGCAGATAAAACGCATCGAGGGTAA
- a CDS encoding AI-2E family transporter produces the protein MNGKLNLPINTVIGVSLLVLLLVPALYFAKPVLLPMVISTFVALLFSPLINYFEDKGLPRTITVVVTLTLLVSVSILGLAAISEPAKQWWAELPSIVQNVSQEVNEVTKASSEHMNAPLELASDMNIDEMGNNTVFSLLKALATTTPTLLTQAMIVLFMVYFMLNHGRSLFRKSVSRLRGFSKQRQAVELVQALQKDLSRYIGTITLVNAGLGLCVGLVFFVLGLEDPFLWGAFAGVMNFAPYLGPVISMVSFGFVAYLQLDSVSFMLTVVSIYLLLNLIESQFVTPTLLGRRFNLNPLVIFMWLVFWGWLWGGMGLLIGVPLLVCINILADRLALCGSTNI, from the coding sequence ATGAATGGAAAATTAAACCTTCCTATCAATACCGTGATTGGCGTGTCTCTGCTGGTGTTATTGCTTGTTCCTGCGCTCTACTTCGCCAAACCGGTGCTGTTACCTATGGTGATAAGTACGTTCGTGGCACTGCTGTTTAGCCCGCTGATCAATTATTTTGAAGATAAAGGCCTGCCACGCACGATAACCGTGGTGGTGACGTTGACGTTATTGGTGAGTGTTTCAATACTCGGTTTAGCGGCGATATCAGAACCCGCGAAACAATGGTGGGCTGAGTTGCCAAGCATCGTCCAAAACGTTTCGCAGGAAGTGAATGAAGTGACCAAAGCGTCGTCAGAGCACATGAACGCGCCGCTTGAGCTTGCCAGTGACATGAACATTGACGAGATGGGCAACAACACGGTGTTTTCTCTGCTGAAAGCGCTCGCGACCACCACACCAACGCTGTTAACTCAGGCGATGATTGTGCTGTTTATGGTGTATTTCATGCTTAATCATGGTCGAAGTCTGTTTCGTAAATCGGTATCGCGTTTGCGTGGTTTTTCGAAACAACGTCAGGCGGTGGAGTTGGTGCAGGCTCTGCAGAAAGATTTATCGCGCTACATCGGCACCATTACTTTGGTCAATGCGGGTTTAGGCTTGTGTGTAGGATTGGTGTTTTTTGTCCTCGGCCTTGAAGACCCATTTCTATGGGGTGCGTTTGCGGGGGTAATGAATTTCGCGCCGTATTTGGGACCAGTGATTTCGATGGTGAGCTTTGGTTTTGTCGCGTATTTGCAGCTAGATTCGGTCAGCTTTATGCTGACAGTGGTGTCGATATATCTGTTGCTGAATTTAATCGAGAGTCAGTTTGTCACCCCAACTTTGCTAGGGAGGCGGTTTAACCTCAACCCGTTAGTCATCTTTATGTGGCTGGTCTTTTGGGGTTGGTTGTGGGGCGGAATGGGGCTGTTGATTGGCGTGCCGCTGTTGGTGTGCATCAACATTTTAGCGGATCGTTTGGCGCTTTGCGGTTCGACGAACATCTAA